GGTAGAGCCCCAGCCTTCCAAGCTGGTGACGTGGGTTCGATTCCCATCACCCGCTCCAAACTTGGCCGAGTGACTGTTCCTGCTGGGTAGAATTTATTGGCCCGTGGTCTGTAGAGAGAATTAGGAAAAGACGATGGCGAAAGCGAAATTTGAGCGTACGAAGCCGCACTGCAACATTGGAACGATTGGCCATGTTGACCATGGCAAGACGTCGTTGACGGCAGCGATCACGAAGACGCTGGCTGAGACGGGCGGGGCGACGTACACGGCG
This genomic window from Alphaproteobacteria bacterium contains:
- a CDS encoding GTP-binding protein, whose protein sequence is MAKAKFERTKPHCNIGTIGHVDHGKTSLTAAITKTLAETGGATYTA